DNA sequence from the Rhodospirillales bacterium genome:
AGCCGCCCTGGACCATGCGGGTGCAGCCGCATTTGCCGAGCAGGCCCTTGACCGCGACGGTGATTTGGGCCGTCGGATCGGCCTCGGCGGCGCGCAGCGCGGCCATCAGGCCGGCGCCCCCGGCGCCGAGGATCAGGATATCGGTGGACGAACGTTGCATGGACATTGATCGGGCGTTCAGGCCGCGCGCACCGTCGGTATTTTCTTCACGATCTTGGTCATGGCGACGCGGGCTTTCGCCACGTCGTGGGCGGACTGCATCCGCATCCAGACGTCGGGCCCGTCGCCAACGAACTTGCCGAGCCGTACCGCCATCTCGGGCGTGACCGGGGCTTTCTCCGAGAGAATCTTGTGCAGCATCTGCCGGGAGACGCCGAGCGCCCTGGCGGCGGCCGACACGCTCATGCCGAGAGCCGGCAGAACGTCCTCGCGCAACAAGGCGCCGGGATGGGTCGGAATGCGTTCGGTCATGGCGGCAGTGTAACGTCCACGCGGAGGGCGGCCAAGAACGAGCCGCCGGCCCGCCGCCGCTCCTACCCGGCCGGGCCGGCCGGCGAATCAACTACATCCCGCCTGAGCCTCCGCCGCCGCCTCCGCCTCCTCCGCCCCCCCCGCCGCCGGAGCCTCCGCCGCCCCCGCCGCCCGCGATGAAGCTGACGCCGAATTCCTTCTTCTCCGTGTCGTAATAAACCA
Encoded proteins:
- a CDS encoding HigA family addiction module antidote protein; this translates as MTERIPTHPGALLREDVLPALGMSVSAAARALGVSRQMLHKILSEKAPVTPEMAVRLGKFVGDGPDVWMRMQSAHDVAKARVAMTKIVKKIPTVRAA